cagagacccgggttcgatcccgactctgggtgctgtctgttcggagcttACACATTCTcgccgtgactgcatgggttttccccgggagctccgggtttcctcccacattccaaagacatacaggttggcaggttcattggcttcggtaaaaattgtaaattgaccctcgtgcatatgatagtgctagtgtacatggatcgctggtcggcgcggactcggtgggccgaagggcctgtttccacgctgtatctctaaactaaattgaactaaaccaaAGCTGATgctgaaatatttttgaaaaacaCCACCAGGACTTTCTTGTTTAACTATGCACCTGGACAGTTGTGGCACCAGTGTTACTTAGGGAACCTTTCAATCTTACTGTCACTTGCACCCCAAATTCTAGCCCATTAACATGTCACCCATTTTAACAGCAATATTTTAAACAATTTCATTGAAACGACAGAGCATCATGATTCCAGGTGCATATTTATTGTAATCTTTAATAAAAGCCAGTAGTCACTGAGTAAGCAAGTGTTCAAACAAAACTTCGTACTGAATCTTTAGTCCAAGAATAAAACTGAAGCCCAGATAAAATTTGATTTTCTGTTTATATAATAAAAGTTTATAAATACACGATTATAAAAAGACAGACAGGAAATATTTCCCTCCACcaaaaaaaaaataaatacaaGGAAATATAACTTTTACCCAAGATTTATTTTGAGCAATTAACCTTAAGAGAAACAAGCAAACAATCCAAAAGATTGTACAGCAAAGGAATCCTGGCACTGTAAGATGATACACAGGGATAAAATGTCCTTTTAAACACACTGATCACTCACTCTTGTCCACTCAATAATCCCCATTGATAAGACATTGGAAATGCTAGCTATTAAAACATTCAACTGCAGCCAAACACACAATATTTACAGAACATCCAGTCGTGGCTACTTTCTTCATGTCTCTTTAGGAGTCCTCTACTCTAGTCTGTAGTTCAACAGCAAACCAGTAATACTATACACACTACTACCTACAGTATACTATTGTATTTTAAGCATGACAAAAAAAAATAGCACAAATGATTGATAATTGCATGCAAATCATTGAAGAACTGTCAAAAAACTGACAATTATGAAAAGCAGAATTTCAAGAGTCCAGTGATGTGAACTTACTGGAAATCATGAAGGCACTTGGAGAATACCGgaccagattttttttttgaagaggACAGTTTGGTTTTAGTCAAAGGCTTATGTCGTCACTGAGTGTTGTCATTCACAGCATACTGGTAGCTAAGTGTTCTAACAACATTGAACATAATCGTAATAGAATAAAAGATCTTAAAGAAAATAGTTTACATCAAATATTAGACACAAGTAATTTAAGCAACATAAATTTTAAAAGCAGCAATGCATAGCCTTACTTTCAAATATTCCATACCTGTGGACACAGCTTCTATGTATGTATGTCTTTTAGTACATCTTTACAGTATAATTCAGGCAAATAAGTAGAAATCCTTCAACTGCCACCATGAACAGAGATATCAGGGGAAAATATCGGGGATGGAATTGAATATTTTTGCACAATAGGTCATTTATggtaaaaataaatctaaattcaCTCGTCTTGCTACAATCATCTGGCAGTCTTCTAGGTCGCCATTCAAGCAACATTTGCTTTGGAAACTCATCTGAACGTTTCTCTCCACACCATCAGGAAGATCAGGACATCATTCACAGTACCTTTCAAATATATTCACGCATTTACCTTTTTTAAAGATCTGAAGTTCTCAAAACTGAACAAGCATTTTCATAAAAGAATATTTGGcaactttatttttctttaaaactcCAGCAAGAGTTAAACCTATAAGCTCTCATTTCAAATTAAATGCAATTAAAGGTCTTTCCTCCCGTTTCTGCCAAGGGCTTTTTTTATCTTCCTCCTGGTCTGTACTATCGTTGTCATCATTCTCATTGATTTGATCATTGTCATTAATACGATCGTTTTCAATATTCATCATCTGATCATCAGTATCAGCGTCCTCAGTGTGTTTTGGACTCGTTGGAAGACAGGCTTCAATTTCTTCGATCCTCTGAATGTTTTCGTCCTGTAGACATTCTGTGGTGCCGCTCTGTCCTTCTTCAGCTGACCCTTCCAGTGGCTTCATTGAAGTCTCCTCTGGACTGCAAACTGCTGTACCACTTTCACTGCCACTCTGCTCTATGTCATCCATGTACACCAGCCTCGTGTACGTCATACTGCCAGAAAGATTGCGTTCCCGTGCTTCTTTCCCCTTTCGTGCGGGCTTCGATTCATTCATGTCCACGCCAGAATCCAAGCTGGCATCGTTGCTCCCGTTTTTCCCAGCTTTCTGCAAGTCAATGTAAGAATGTCTAACCTGGGCATTTGCACGTCCGTCTAGGGACACAAACCAAGCTCTCGGGTGAGGGAGAGGTTTTCCTCCAGCAAGTTCCAACAGTGCTTTCTCGGTAAAGAGTTGCACTTCACCGTTCATTTGAGCCATGGCAgcttcacttagtgtggctgggATGGACATAGATTCGGACATGGCACTTGACTGTGGACTCCAGTCCTCCCCCTCTGCTTCCTGAAGTTGCTGCTGTGATAAAGCTTGTGGTGCTAATTGCTGCTGCTGAGAGTGTGGATGTAACTGttgatgagagagagaaagatctgCCTGTAGCCTCTCCAACTCTATCTGCTGCTCTGCTGGGGCAGTCAAAGGCTGTCCCATGGACGGATATTCCATAGGCAATTTCATATAGTGGGCAGGAATGACTAATGCAGGGAGCACTTTCCTATAAACGTTGTCGTTCACCTCATCTGCTGAACTGCAACAAAGCAATTGACCTGGCTGGGGAAAGGTGGGTGGTCTTTCAAGGTGGTCGACAGACCGAGACATCTTGTAATCAGTTACTTTTCTGTCGGTGTTTTGTGCTTTGTCAGAAACGTATGTTTGCTGATAATCTGGCCCTCGGATGCTACCCTTACTGTCAGCGGTGAACAGGCTCATTGAACCCTGAACTTCCCTATCCCTTCTATCCAACAGTGGTTGGGAAACAACAGAGTTGTAGCTCTGCCTATAGTCTTCTCTCACAGGAGATTCAAAATCTTCCAAAATGTCAATTGATCTGGCCATTTTGAGGCGGTAGCTTCTCGGAGACCTATAATAGTCTTCCTTCAAGGCATCTCTCAGCGTTGAATCCCTATGTGAAATTAATTCTTCTCTTGAACTGAATTCTCGTGAAGTGCTGTACGAGGGCTTCAGCATCGGCGTGTGAACATCTGCCTCCCCGTTGGATGCCAGTTCCATGTGGACGGCACTAATTAAGTTGAGGTGAGACATAGACGTTGCTTGGTCCTTCTTTGAACTGTCCAACGCAGAGGAGAGCTGGATTTTCCTATGGTGCAGACGGGGCTTCAGGCATTTTCTCCTGCAAGATACATGTGGTGGGACGGGAAAAGGAGAAATAATATCTCTATGTGCTTCGAAAATGACTTCACATAATTAAAAAGGTAAAACGGGCACTTAAAACATAAACTTAGTAACTCAAACATTTCCATGAAAAATCTACGTTGGAATTAAAAAATCAATTGACTGGCGTACATAAAGAAATGAGTTTGGGTTTGCTGTATTTTGGTCTTTATACTTACAAGCACAAATTTAACAGTAGGACCAATGACCAAATTTATTGTTAAATTGATTGAATAGCCGATAAATTTCAAAGAATTTTCGCAAGGAAAATCTCCAAGACTGTCAAGTGCTCCCAACAGCTTCTTATTAAAGTAACATTTGATAATTTGTCCATGTCAATTTTTATTTACTAAATGAATAAACGCGTACTTTTTAAATATACAAAATGGTATATTACCCTTTTTTCTTCGCACTGTATTTTAATCTCCCAATCCAAACAATTTCGCAGCTAACAGATGTTTCCCTGACTGCATGGCTGAAACTGGGCACTCATTGAATGAAGAATCACAGTATGGAGCAATTTCCTACCACACTGTGGTACAACATATTGAACAAAATACATTAATATAATAAAAAAATTACTGCAGCAGAATAAATAGCCTTTCAAGCATCTTATGGTTTTAAATAAATGAAGAATTGCACAAAGTAGAATGTCTCAAATTatgattaaaaatatttttttaattaaatcagTTTCATCCTTTGGAAGTGGATAATGATGCATTTCAAAGTGCTCAGCTTCAGTTTTATTTCCCTTTTAGGATTTACCTGCAATAATAGATGAGTAAGCAAAGCAAAACAAGCAAAATGATGGTCATCCCTCCGAGAATGGCCAACAGGAAGACAGTATGGTAGACAGTGATGTCACTGGCTCCAACACCAGCCAGATTACCTAAAACAAATACATTAAATTATAAAAAAATAGAAATTATTTTTTCTGGTGGAAGATATAGTATTTTTAATATCATAATAGGTTAAGGAAAGCCAAGTAGTAATGCATTAGTGCTTAGTCATTGGACTCAACTTCACCCGGTATTGCatattttacttttagtttagtttagagatacagagtggaaacaggcccttcagcccaccgaatctgtgccgaccagtgatccccgcacactaacgctatcctacacatactagagataatttacaatgataccaagtcaattaacctacaaacctgcaagtctttggagtgtgggaggaaaccggagagcccggaaaaaccccatgcagttcacggggagaacgaacaaactctgtacagacaagcacctgtaatcaggatcgaaccagggtctctggcgccgtaaggtagcaaccctaccactgcactACTTTTCCGCCCATATGTTTGAACTGTTTACGCCCATTTTCTATTGAAGCCTAATCCACTGCAAAATTGGACTGGGCACCTACGATCATGATTTGCCAGAGCATGGAGACACCTACCCCACTTCGTATTTTATGTAAGTGATGATATCCTGAATGTGTGTGGCATTTATCATTTCCAATAGATTGAATCGGTAATTCATGAGCCCTGACCTTCAGTTTTGACTGTTCATCAACTGAATGAATCTGACATGGGTGATTTAAAATGTCCCTACTGGGGCATCTTTATATTCTATAAATTCCCTAGTCATCTTAaaagtatttttaaaaatctcattaCTAGGCACACTGAGGGCATCAGACCACAAATATCTTCAGCTCACTAATATTTCGCTCTGTGGCTCTAGCCACAGCCTTGGACCACAACTGCACCACGGGGTACAGACCAGCCCTCTCTCCAAGTGTCAGATGGGGTCTCCATCCGGAGATCTACCGATTACCTCCCCACTCCAACcacaaccccttcccccccaggTTTTTGTGATCCTCCGTTGTTTTGTGCAAACCCTCTCACCACTCCCTCGCTTTCCTGACAGCACAGAGATGACAAAGCAGCCACCTGTCTAAATGTGCAGATTGACTTTAATAAATCTTTAACAAAGGGGTGCAAACCACgtgaacactttaaaaaaaaaatgaaggatgAACCAATTACATGATCTTTGATCAGTGATGCACAATTTGGTGGTGGGGCAAAATGCAGGACCACTTATCACATCAAAAGATGTGAAATCCCATTTCTAGGTGTAAGCTCGAAAGGCAATGCGCGAATGTATCCTCTGTGACACTGTTTCAACCCATCACTTTCAACCCGaataggatccgcaccctccatgcaagaacagcccatcaccggcacgtgggggatgacagacagccctgcttgcgactgcggatatccagaccagaccatcccacacatcgtgaatgactgctcattgAGGCTTTTCCCTGATGGCATCAAGcctatccacccagcaactgatgctgccctggtctGGATGTCTGcctttgacctacaactttaggctgtgcatgccatGCGCAATAAGAAGACTTTCAACCCCCTACCACTGTAGCAATCCTCAAATATGATTGTAATCATAATAACATTTATTTACCAGGGCTTTGAGGAGACATGGCTGCAATCCAGTAACCCAACTGTGGAGCAAAGTATGTCCAAGTGAAATAGTCGCCTTCTTTTTGTACAATGCCCAATCCACTCTTCAGccaagcacctggaaaaaacaatCAATAGAAATTTTGACTCAAAATATTACTGCAGTTTTGAAGAATTTTTACCTCATTAAAAATGAGTCTAATTAAAAATGGACTTCTTTCTACAGAAGCACACCCAATTTTCTTCACTAAATTAAACGGAATAAAATGAAAAGAAATCATGACAGTTTTTCTCGTAGAGTGCTGACACATTTCCTATCATCCAAGTAATGACCTGATACTGGCGTCACaggagactgctgatgctggaatctttaaaaaataacacatttttggaggaactctgcaggtcagggagGATCCATAGAGGGTAATGAGCAGACATCGCTTGATGTTTTTACTGAAGGGTCCCAAGCTGAAATGTCATCAGTCTATTaccttccacagatgatgcctgacccactgtattcctccagcagtttgtacttTACTCATGACATTATGGCCTTGAGTGACTTCGGCCTCAATGTTTGTCATTGGGTCAGATCTTGCAGGCTTGTTTCCCCAAGTCAGAATCTCTGGCAATAATGTTTCCACACCTGAACCAGACAATCCAAAGGAATCCAGACTCCACAGGTGGATGTCAATAGGCACTTTAGTGATGCACAGAGGAAAGAAACCACACCTactggcttggataaagtggatgtggagaggatgtttccacttgtgcgagagtctaggactagaggtcatagcctcagaattgaaggacatttctttaggaaggagatgagaaggaatttctttagtcagagggtgatctgtggaattctttgccacagaaggctgtggaggctgtcaatagatatttttaaggcagagatagatagattcttgattagtacgggtgtcaggggttatggggagaatgcaggagaatggggttaggagggagagatagctcagccaggattgaatgccgaagtaggtttgatgggccgaatggcctaattctgctcctattacttaggaCCTTACTGAACCCTCTTGAAAGCTTTGACATTTGGTAAAACCACATCTCAGCCTTGACATTTGGTAAAACCACACCACAGCCTTGACAACCATCAAACTAGTGAGGGTCATTAACTGTTTTAAAGTCTTACATTCAATGGAGAATGTAATTAAaacttaaaaatattttaaaaagaaaaataatgttttgtaatctaaaacacacacaaaaaaaattaaagacatTAAATTAGTTAAAATAGTAAACACAAACAGACATCATCCATTTTGCAATGTGATTCAGAGCCTTACAGTCGATATTGAAATGGAATGCAAGAGTGGAGTCATCAGGGGATGTGGAGGAATTCCAGCAGGAGTGGATGCCACCGCTGGGCTTGCCAAATGGTCCAAATCCATCAGAGAGTCTGGGCTTCAATGTTTGATAAAGCATGCATTGAAATAGCTTGTTGCTGGAGAgctcgcaacaaaaagcttttcactgtacctcagtacgcgtgacaataataaattaaaactaaactaatcccggACATATGGCCATGAAATGGATAAATGCTAGCACTTTTGTTTGCAATTGCCAACCTTGTAATATCCAGCCAATGAAGTGTTGAATAAAAAAAGACAATTCACCTTTTCATTAAAAATAAAGTGAATTCGAATTATTTTGCTTCTGACAACACAAAGATatatttatcatcatatcatatcatatcatatcatatatatacagccggaaacaagccttttcggccctccaagtccgtgccgcccagcaatccccgacattaacactatcctacacccactagggacaatttttacatttacccagccaattaacctacatacctgtacgtctttggagtgtgggaggaaaccgaagatctcggagaaaacccacgcaggtcacggggagaacgtacaaactccttacagtgcagcacccgtagtcaggatcgaacctgagtctccggcgctgcattcgctgtaaagcagcaactctaccgctgcgctaccgcgctaTTGTTCTGGAATATTTTACGATTATTTCTACTTCTCATCTTGTACAGGACATAAATTtattggtttgcaggttaattgcctcaaGTGTGCAAGGAATGCGAAAGtgaaagtgggaataacatagaactagtgtgaacgtgtgactgATGGTCTGTGTGGTAACAAGGGAGAGAttgcaatcaatcaatcaataaaaaaCGTACAGGTGAATATATGTAAGGCATCAGAATATCAGAAAATTGGTACGAACCATGGCAATGTTGGAATATCTTGATAAATTTGGGCCACTACCATATCTTAGTTACAGTCATTTCAAATCATGAAATATGACTCATTGTTCAAAGGATGCTCGAGGACTCTGGCATTCAACTTTAGATGCAGTTCACTCTTGTTGAAGTAAGTCTTGCTAGTCTTTTGCTCAGCCCTTCCACAGGTTAGTGCACAGATGTACAAGATCACAGAATGGTTACAGTACAGATGGAGGCCATTAAAGTTAACAGCACTTGCTTCTTACGCTTAAATTGTGCAATAGAGAGTTTTAACATGTTTGAAGTTTTTGCACACATTTTCCATTGAAGTTTGCCCACTGGAAAATTGGACTGTGCATCTCCTGTCATGGTTCATTCTTGGAGAcacgaatctgcagatgctggaatctggagcaacaatcaATCTGCTCgaggaacttaatgggtcagacagcaactgtggagggaaatgcacagatgttgttttgggtcaggttccttcatctggactgaaagagaaGCTGATGGCCAATatacagaggtcaggtgtgtggtaagAGTTGAAAAGCAATAGGCGTGTCCCGATGCAGAGATGCAGATGGAGTTAGGAGTGGGAAGGAAAGGTGGAAGTAATGACAGAAGCGGAGAGGTGAGAGGTAAAGGCAAaaggctgcagatgatggaatctgatagCAAAGGAAGATGAAGCATAGAACCAAATAAGGGAGGtagaatggggtgggggtgggggggggggggggaggaaatccCACTCCAACCTTGCTTTGGTCtcttccactgccagagtgaggtcaaatATCAACTGGAGGAACTACACCTCATATTCCATCTGGCTCTTCTACttcagggtggtacagtggcacagctgtagaactgctgccttacagagtcagagccctgggttcgatcctgactacgggtgctcgtctgtacggagtctgtacattctccccatgacctgcgtgggttttcaccaagatgttcggtttcttcccacacttcaaagacgtgcaggtttgtttgttaattggcttggtataaatgtaaaattgtcccaagtgcgtgtgTTACTGTGTGAAGATTGCTGGTCagtccggactcggtgggccgaagggccagtttcctcgctgtatctcgaaacgaaactaGACCCTATAATACAAacaatgaattctacagtttTAGGTAACCTCCATCCCTTTCTCTCTATTTCTGCTCCACCCTGGTCCTTTCACACATACCATCTTTTCATCTTTTCACCCTCTCCTCTGGCTCCCCATCACCCAATTCCTTTCTGCTTCACGTCCCACGCCATCTGTCCATAACCCACACACTGCTCCCATAGTGGCCCATCTGCCCAAACTACCTCCCTATTCACAATTCCATCTGCAATTTTAAAGATTTTCTCAACTTTTCCTGCCACATTCAATAAACTATGTACATAGTTTATCTGAAACTATGTACATAGTTTATGTACAAGAATCTGCATTCTGTAACCTTTTAAGAATTATGTCTTCTAGTTTATTTTTTCTCTCCCATCCTTCCGACCAAAATATAACAGGCCCATTTCATCGGTTTGTCTTTGAAGTCCATTGGAATCCTTCTCATGGTTCACTTAATAAGTCTCCAAGTTTTTTGGTCACCATAAAGTAAGAAACTGTGTTTTGCACATACAAGGCCAACTcatttagaaatatatatatatatatcaatcaaAGAAAGGAGTGGCCACAGTGCTGTGTCCAATGTGATTTCACTTTAAACTTCTCTCAATTGAAATTAAAACCTATATCTCCTGTTCTGTTTACCGATTATGCATGCAACTTACCCGCTGATATAAAATTTTCCCTCAAATGCACAAAATACAGACTCACCCAGTCACTACGAGACCACAGTTCAGACACTAATACAATATATCTATCAGAATATTTAGTACAATGCATTTTAAAGAAAATCTGACCCTTTCCCATAATTTATCCGTTATGTTGTAATGCAATACATTAAGACACGGCACATGAACGATTTTAGATGTGAGTGTTTGTAATTCAAGTGGGAAACCCAGTGATTTAATGACTACTCACTGTGACCTAttcattttttttgttaaattagTTGCTGTGATTGTTTTCACCAAAGAAGCCCATGAATTAATTCCATTAAAACGTTTAGCTGCAGTCAAATTACTTTACAGCAGAAGGGACACTCAGACTATTGTGCGTATGCTAGACAAAAGAAAAATCAACTTTCAACCATTCCACTTCTCAGTACTTGTTTCACAGCTCAGTGTGCCATAAAATCAAGCGCCTTTGCCCTGGGAAAGCATCAAACACAATCAAGGGccacattccctcttctcccctttgccGTCTtgctgaagatacaaaagcttgaaagcatgtaccaccagattcaagaacagcttcttccctgttgtcatcacactactgaatggtcctcccacaacttagggtgtagtcccgatgtcccaacctacctcattgcgggccAGCACTTATTTTTGTTATTTGCACGTTCTCTGTAATGCTAAAACACTGCAACACTACATTACATTCTgcgtgtgtgggaaagaactgcagatgctggtttaacacgaaggtagacacaaaatgctggagtaactcagcgggacaggcagcatctctggaaaggaggaatgggtgacgcattCTGCATTCCGCAGTATGGTATTTTTGTCTAGCATTGTTGTACTACCTGTGTATGGATTGATTGTACTCTTGTATGATATGGTTTGATTGTGTAGATTTCCTTCCGTCAACCACTCTCTCATTTTGGAATGACCAAATCGACCTATTGCAGCCCTCACACTCtttcttttatctgcactttccctgtagctgtaacattatattctacaTGGCTTGATTGATTCATGCATGGTAGTTttacttggatagcatgcaaaacagtttttcattgtatcGCAGTATATGTAACAATAGTAAATCAATTCTAATACTTGCAAACTTAGTCATGGCTCTTCCATGCAAGCCAAAATCATTGATAGTTATATCACAAGGAACAAGAAGCCCCACTACATAGAACCATCCAAATACCAGAACTCAACTTCAACCATTACActttgcctgactcgttgagttactccagcactttatgtcttcatttgtacaccagcatctgcagctccttgtttcttaaaaaaataatttcctttGCTTTGTGTTACCagctgtcatcatgttatggagATATCAAAATAATAAGTGTATATGGTTTGATTCATCACACTCTCTCTTCTATTAGTCACTCGAAGGAGCTTTCATTATTTGAACAGAAGAAACTGAATTCCCAAACTTGCAAAGGGACTTCCTATTCAATCGCCCAAAGTTTAAAAACCTCCACGACAAATTGGAAACAGCAATGAATCAATCGGAACAGAAATAAACTGAGATGATAAATAAAAATCAGTTGATTTTTAAAAGTACAAAACCAACTCCATTAA
This portion of the Rhinoraja longicauda isolate Sanriku21f chromosome 2, sRhiLon1.1, whole genome shotgun sequence genome encodes:
- the fam171a1 gene encoding protein FAM171A1 isoform X2, whose translation is MSGFSRSAALLLCLLGCNVWKAVTKTLRERRAQVFSSVSLLLHPERIATLMVYDDVVQIVSGFQGTLIQPRIQFQRRSLNLPKNLSYRSLIAFLTVAVTPWEVGGFPYLQGIDVNRTGNSSRFVLTPVTAVSVHLLNSDGTEIQVNGPICVTIPLPAKSRLKHDDALPAWKFDKKIGAWLKSGLGIVQKEGDYFTWTYFAPQLGYWIAAMSPQSPGNLAGVGASDITVYHTVFLLAILGGMTIILLVLLCLLIYYCRRKCLKPRLHHRKIQLSSALDSSKKDQATSMSHLNLISAVHMELASNGEADVHTPMLKPSYSTSREFSSREELISHRDSTLRDALKEDYYRSPRSYRLKMARSIDILEDFESPVREDYRQSYNSVVSQPLLDRRDREVQGSMSLFTADSKGSIRGPDYQQTYVSDKAQNTDRKVTDYKMSRSVDHLERPPTFPQPGQLLCCSSADEVNDNVYRKVLPALVIPAHYMKLPMEYPSMGQPLTAPAEQQIELERLQADLSLSHQQLHPHSQQQQLAPQALSQQQLQEAEGEDWSPQSSAMSESMSIPATLSEAAMAQMNGEVQLFTEKALLELAGGKPLPHPRAWFVSLDGRANAQVRHSYIDLQKAGKNGSNDASLDSGVDMNESKPARKGKEARERNLSGSMTYTRLVYMDDIEQSGSESGTAVCSPEETSMKPLEGSAEEGQSGTTECLQDENIQRIEEIEACLPTSPKHTEDADTDDQMMNIENDRINDNDQINENDDNDSTDQEEDKKSPWQKREERPLIAFNLK
- the fam171a1 gene encoding protein FAM171A1 isoform X3; the encoded protein is MVYDDVVQIVSGFQGTLIQPRIQFQRRSLNLPKNLSYRSLIAFLTVAVTPWEVGGFPYLQGIDVNRTGNSSRFVLTPVTAVSVHLLNSDGTEIQVNGPICVTIPLPAKSRLKHDDALPAWKFDKKIGAWLKSGLGIVQKEGDYFTWTYFAPQLGYWIAAMSPQSPGNLAGVGASDITVYHTVFLLAILGGMTIILLVLLCLLIYYCRRKCLKPRLHHRKIQLSSALDSSKKDQATSMSHLNLISAVHMELASNGEADVHTPMLKPSYSTSREFSSREELISHRDSTLRDALKEDYYRSPRSYRLKMARSIDILEDFESPVREDYRQSYNSVVSQPLLDRRDREVQGSMSLFTADSKGSIRGPDYQQTYVSDKAQNTDRKVTDYKMSRSVDHLERPPTFPQPGQLLCCSSADEVNDNVYRKVLPALVIPAHYMKLPMEYPSMGQPLTAPAEQQIELERLQADLSLSHQQLHPHSQQQQLAPQALSQQQLQEAEGEDWSPQSSAMSESMSIPATLSEAAMAQMNGEVQLFTEKALLELAGGKPLPHPRAWFVSLDGRANAQVRHSYIDLQKAGKNGSNDASLDSGVDMNESKPARKGKEARERNLSGSMTYTRLVYMDDIEQSGSESGTAVCSPEETSMKPLEGSAEEGQSGTTECLQDENIQRIEEIEACLPTSPKHTEDADTDDQMMNIENDRINDNDQINENDDNDSTDQEEDKKSPWQKREERPLIAFNLK
- the fam171a1 gene encoding protein FAM171A1 isoform X1 gives rise to the protein MSGFSRSAALLLCLLGCNVWKAVTKTLRERRAQEVTLKVHVSDSSTHQPLDKVFIEIFTNQTSFASGYSEADGIAFITFHYTLGAQLFIVATKSGYVPNSSPWLATKLPLFSSVSLLLHPERIATLMVYDDVVQIVSGFQGTLIQPRIQFQRRSLNLPKNLSYRSLIAFLTVAVTPWEVGGFPYLQGIDVNRTGNSSRFVLTPVTAVSVHLLNSDGTEIQVNGPICVTIPLPAKSRLKHDDALPAWKFDKKIGAWLKSGLGIVQKEGDYFTWTYFAPQLGYWIAAMSPQSPGNLAGVGASDITVYHTVFLLAILGGMTIILLVLLCLLIYYCRRKCLKPRLHHRKIQLSSALDSSKKDQATSMSHLNLISAVHMELASNGEADVHTPMLKPSYSTSREFSSREELISHRDSTLRDALKEDYYRSPRSYRLKMARSIDILEDFESPVREDYRQSYNSVVSQPLLDRRDREVQGSMSLFTADSKGSIRGPDYQQTYVSDKAQNTDRKVTDYKMSRSVDHLERPPTFPQPGQLLCCSSADEVNDNVYRKVLPALVIPAHYMKLPMEYPSMGQPLTAPAEQQIELERLQADLSLSHQQLHPHSQQQQLAPQALSQQQLQEAEGEDWSPQSSAMSESMSIPATLSEAAMAQMNGEVQLFTEKALLELAGGKPLPHPRAWFVSLDGRANAQVRHSYIDLQKAGKNGSNDASLDSGVDMNESKPARKGKEARERNLSGSMTYTRLVYMDDIEQSGSESGTAVCSPEETSMKPLEGSAEEGQSGTTECLQDENIQRIEEIEACLPTSPKHTEDADTDDQMMNIENDRINDNDQINENDDNDSTDQEEDKKSPWQKREERPLIAFNLK